In one Nocardioides sp. NBC_00368 genomic region, the following are encoded:
- a CDS encoding LysR family transcriptional regulator, whose translation MDVRRLRMLLELSRLGSMHEVAAELGTSTSSVSQAVAALAREVGTALVEPDGRRVRLTPAGHRLAEHAVTILAAVEAARLDLDPDAEPAGVLRVAGFATAIRRSLMPAIDGLRHDHPGIEVRLREHEPPEALGLLARDDVDLALVYDYNVAPASWSSDYDSLPLWDVTWGLGVPSQEPRAPLATFADRDWIVNSRHTADEEVLRTLASMAGFTPRVVHRVDALELVDDLILAGHGLALLPRGRTSRRGVAVRPLTDPTVRLRAFAVTRRGRDRWPPLRAVLNRLGQAGRPRSSTERSAEQR comes from the coding sequence GTGGACGTACGCAGACTTCGGATGCTGCTCGAGCTCTCGCGTCTCGGCTCGATGCACGAGGTCGCCGCCGAGCTCGGCACCAGCACGTCGAGCGTCTCGCAAGCGGTCGCAGCGCTCGCACGAGAGGTCGGAACGGCCCTCGTGGAACCCGACGGCCGACGCGTACGCCTGACTCCTGCAGGCCACCGCCTCGCCGAGCACGCCGTCACCATCCTCGCGGCGGTCGAGGCCGCTCGCCTCGACCTCGACCCGGACGCCGAGCCCGCCGGTGTGCTTCGGGTGGCCGGGTTCGCCACCGCGATCCGACGATCTCTCATGCCCGCGATCGACGGACTCCGGCACGACCACCCCGGCATCGAGGTGCGGTTGCGCGAACACGAACCACCCGAGGCGCTGGGACTGCTCGCACGCGACGACGTCGACCTGGCGCTCGTCTACGACTACAACGTCGCTCCCGCCTCCTGGAGCAGCGACTACGACTCCCTTCCACTGTGGGACGTCACCTGGGGCCTCGGCGTGCCGTCCCAGGAGCCACGTGCCCCGCTGGCGACCTTCGCCGACCGGGACTGGATCGTGAACTCGCGCCACACCGCCGACGAGGAGGTGCTGCGTACGCTCGCATCGATGGCGGGATTCACCCCTCGGGTCGTTCACCGGGTCGACGCGCTCGAGCTCGTGGACGACCTCATCCTCGCCGGGCACGGACTCGCGCTGTTGCCGCGCGGACGCACCTCCCGCCGCGGCGTCGCCGTGCGGCCGTTGACCGACCCCACGGTGCGCCTGCGCGCCTTCGCCGTGACCCGCCGCGGCCGTGACCGATGGCCGCCTCTGCGGGCGGTGCTGAACCGACTGGGACAAGCGGGCCGACCCCGTTCTTCGACCGAGAGGAGTGCTGAGCAACGATGA
- a CDS encoding DUF1304 domain-containing protein — MMVVVALVLAGLAALVHVYIFVMESLTWTSAKTRAVFGTSAQEAEATKELAYNQGFYNLFLAIVTAVGIVLVAAGSTAAGAALVFAGAGSMAAAATVLLVSSPDKRDAALKQGVVPLLAVVALLVGSLA, encoded by the coding sequence ATGATGGTCGTTGTGGCGTTGGTGCTCGCCGGGCTTGCTGCGTTGGTGCACGTCTACATCTTCGTGATGGAGTCGCTGACCTGGACGAGCGCGAAGACGCGCGCCGTCTTCGGGACGAGTGCACAGGAGGCCGAAGCGACCAAGGAGCTGGCCTACAACCAGGGCTTCTACAACCTGTTCCTGGCGATCGTCACGGCGGTCGGCATCGTTCTCGTCGCCGCCGGTTCCACGGCTGCCGGTGCAGCGCTGGTCTTCGCCGGCGCCGGGTCGATGGCAGCCGCCGCGACGGTGCTGCTCGTCTCGTCTCCTGACAAGCGCGACGCGGCACTCAAGCAGGGCGTCGTCCCGCTGCTCGCCGTGGTCGCGCTGCTCGTCGGCTCGCTGGCCTGA
- a CDS encoding TraR/DksA family transcriptional regulator, with translation MEQARVRLEAERRQTLARLADLREDFAAVVAASRDTNADDEHDPEGATIAFERSQVQALVRQAREHLAEIDAATERLGAGTYGICEECGRPIAEGRLEARPVARTCISCAGKPR, from the coding sequence ATGGAACAGGCTCGCGTACGGCTCGAGGCGGAGCGCCGGCAGACGCTCGCGCGCCTGGCGGACTTGCGCGAGGACTTCGCGGCAGTCGTCGCGGCCTCGCGCGACACCAACGCCGATGACGAGCACGATCCGGAGGGAGCGACGATCGCCTTCGAGCGGTCGCAGGTCCAAGCACTCGTACGTCAGGCGCGAGAGCATCTCGCCGAGATCGACGCGGCCACGGAGCGCCTGGGCGCGGGCACGTACGGGATCTGCGAGGAATGCGGCCGGCCGATCGCCGAAGGGCGGCTCGAAGCGCGCCCGGTGGCCCGCACCTGCATCAGCTGTGCCGGGAAGCCGAGGTGA
- a CDS encoding alpha/beta fold hydrolase, with product MPDTAVTHHTENVNGIDLHWVESGPAAGRLVILVHGFPESWYSWRHQIAALADAGYRTVAIDVRGYGGSSKPSVIEDYRMLRHVGDNVGLVHALGAETATIVGHDWGAPIAWTSAQLRPDVFTAVAGLSVPFSPSGRRRPTEAMAQAGGDDEDFYISYFQTPGVVEAEILPDVRRWLLGIYYSISGDGVLAAGRGPRGALGLVPRGDRLSDQFVYPVEMPEWLTEADVDFYEGEFAGSDFFGPLARYRNIDRDWEDLAPFSDVPITVPSLFVAGEYDGPAITGRRQIERFDKTLPGLTRSVVLPRCGHWVQQERPAETNQLLLEFLTSASRHS from the coding sequence GTGCCCGACACCGCTGTGACTCACCACACCGAGAACGTCAACGGGATCGACCTGCACTGGGTGGAGTCAGGGCCCGCAGCCGGCCGGCTCGTGATCCTGGTGCACGGGTTCCCGGAGTCCTGGTACTCGTGGCGGCACCAGATCGCCGCGCTCGCCGACGCGGGCTACCGGACGGTCGCGATCGACGTGCGTGGATACGGCGGCTCGTCGAAACCGAGTGTCATCGAGGACTACCGTATGCTGCGCCACGTCGGCGACAACGTCGGCCTGGTGCATGCTCTGGGTGCGGAGACGGCCACCATCGTCGGACACGACTGGGGCGCTCCCATCGCCTGGACATCGGCGCAGCTGCGGCCGGACGTGTTCACCGCTGTGGCCGGTCTGTCGGTGCCGTTCAGTCCCTCCGGGCGCCGTCGGCCGACGGAGGCGATGGCCCAGGCCGGCGGTGACGACGAAGACTTCTACATCTCCTACTTCCAGACTCCGGGCGTCGTCGAGGCCGAGATCCTGCCCGACGTACGCCGCTGGCTGCTGGGCATCTACTACTCGATCTCGGGCGACGGCGTGCTCGCCGCCGGTAGGGGTCCGCGCGGGGCGCTCGGGCTGGTGCCACGTGGCGATCGGCTCTCTGACCAGTTCGTCTACCCCGTCGAGATGCCCGAGTGGCTGACCGAGGCCGATGTCGACTTCTACGAAGGCGAGTTCGCCGGCTCCGACTTCTTCGGTCCGCTCGCCCGCTACCGCAACATCGATCGCGACTGGGAGGATCTCGCGCCCTTCAGCGACGTGCCGATCACCGTGCCGTCGCTCTTCGTCGCCGGCGAGTACGACGGCCCCGCGATCACCGGTCGCCGTCAGATCGAACGTTTCGACAAGACCCTGCCCGGACTCACGCGGTCGGTGGTCCTCCCCCGGTGTGGGCACTGGGTCCAGCAGGAGCGCCCTGCGGAGACCAACCAGCTCCTGCTCGAGTTCCTCACCTCGGCTTCCCGGCACAGCTGA
- a CDS encoding tyrosine-type recombinase/integrase has translation MSVPDDGVMFGDVVEDFLTDRATLTRRGLNDKSRNAYRQDIAAWARQLHVDAGGEPDADVLALVPISALTDQNVRIAYRSLRENSAAATCQRRVGTLRLFTHWLQLEGHLLVDPTLRIEAPERPSRLPAGWSVDELRRLARVASTPREGTDRRRWPARDRAIFAVLVTTGVRAAELCGLTVGSIRREPDGETLVRVIGKGDKQRNLPLPPEAVDAVDLYLAELETRFGARDAADSLFVLTSGKQLRPGALNHLVETWIRLAGVPKQPGEAAHAFRHSAAKGLIRSGVPVPAVQGLLGHEDLKTTGIYVKATAADTRDAVLLSPAREVLRETAAGEPQ, from the coding sequence GTGAGCGTACCTGACGATGGTGTGATGTTCGGCGACGTGGTGGAGGACTTCCTGACCGACCGGGCCACGCTCACTCGGCGCGGGCTCAACGACAAGTCGCGCAACGCCTACCGACAGGACATCGCCGCCTGGGCCCGGCAGCTGCACGTCGACGCCGGTGGCGAGCCTGACGCCGACGTGCTGGCGCTGGTCCCGATCTCGGCGCTGACCGACCAGAACGTACGCATCGCCTACAGGTCCCTGCGCGAGAACTCGGCCGCGGCGACCTGTCAGCGCCGGGTCGGCACGCTGCGGCTCTTCACGCACTGGCTGCAGCTCGAGGGACACCTGCTGGTCGACCCCACGCTGCGCATCGAGGCACCCGAGCGGCCGAGCCGTCTGCCCGCGGGCTGGAGCGTCGACGAGCTCCGCCGGCTGGCACGGGTCGCCTCGACGCCGCGCGAAGGCACCGACCGGCGCCGCTGGCCGGCCCGTGACCGGGCGATCTTCGCGGTGCTGGTCACCACCGGCGTACGGGCCGCCGAGCTGTGCGGACTGACCGTCGGCTCCATCCGGCGTGAGCCCGACGGCGAGACACTGGTGCGGGTCATCGGCAAGGGCGACAAGCAGCGCAACCTGCCGTTGCCGCCGGAAGCCGTCGACGCCGTCGACCTCTATCTCGCCGAGCTCGAGACACGTTTCGGCGCTCGCGACGCCGCCGACAGCCTGTTCGTGCTGACCTCGGGCAAGCAGCTGCGTCCGGGCGCGCTCAACCACCTGGTCGAGACCTGGATCCGCCTCGCCGGCGTCCCGAAGCAGCCTGGCGAAGCCGCGCATGCCTTTCGGCACAGCGCCGCCAAGGGACTGATCCGTTCCGGCGTACCGGTGCCTGCCGTCCAGGGCCTGCTCGGTCATGAGGACCTCAAGACGACGGGGATCTACGTCAAGGCGACCGCCGCCGACACCCGCGATGCCGTCCTGCTCTCGCCAGCGCGTGAGGTGCTGCGCGAGACAGCGGCCGGGGAACCTCAGTGA
- a CDS encoding class I SAM-dependent methyltransferase has product MTEDFDPVAYNRVAWDGLVDSDNEWSRPVGPEVIARARDGDWSVVLIGHEPTPREWLPAELSGVRLLCLASGGGQQGPILAAAGATVTVFDNSPKQLARDDEVAAREGLVLRTVLGDMRDLGVFDDADFDVIVNPVSNVFSPDLAPVWNEAFRVLRPGGTLLTGFMNPDVYIFDEVALDRQELVVRHRLPFSSLDLSEADRLRAYGDGPIEYSHSLTEQIGGQLAAGFVLTHLTEAPHHADVTAQHLSAYIATRAVKPPVAPVH; this is encoded by the coding sequence GTGACAGAGGACTTCGACCCGGTTGCGTACAACCGTGTCGCCTGGGACGGACTGGTCGACAGCGACAACGAATGGTCTCGGCCGGTCGGTCCCGAGGTCATCGCCCGGGCACGTGACGGCGACTGGTCCGTCGTGCTCATCGGTCATGAACCGACGCCGCGCGAATGGCTGCCTGCCGAGCTGTCCGGCGTCCGTCTGCTCTGTCTCGCGTCCGGCGGCGGTCAGCAGGGTCCGATCCTCGCGGCAGCGGGCGCCACGGTGACCGTCTTCGACAACTCGCCCAAGCAGTTGGCGCGCGACGACGAGGTGGCCGCTCGTGAGGGCTTGGTGCTGCGCACCGTGCTCGGCGACATGCGTGATCTGGGAGTCTTCGACGACGCCGACTTCGATGTCATCGTCAACCCTGTCTCGAACGTGTTCTCCCCGGACCTGGCGCCGGTGTGGAACGAGGCGTTCCGCGTGCTGCGTCCTGGCGGAACGCTTCTGACGGGATTCATGAACCCGGACGTCTACATCTTCGACGAGGTGGCGCTCGACCGGCAGGAGCTGGTGGTGCGTCACCGGCTGCCGTTCAGCTCGCTCGACCTCTCCGAGGCCGATCGCCTGCGCGCCTACGGAGATGGCCCGATCGAGTACAGCCACTCGCTGACCGAGCAGATCGGCGGGCAGCTGGCCGCCGGGTTCGTCCTGACTCATCTGACCGAGGCTCCGCACCACGCGGACGTCACCGCGCAGCACCTGTCGGCCTACATCGCCACCAGAGCGGTCAAGCCGCCCGTCGCCCCGGTTCACTGA
- a CDS encoding FAD-binding oxidoreductase, which yields MTSIDELRKHVTRVITPEDSDYDVARAVWNGMIDRRPAAVVPAENSDDVIAAVNFARDAGLPLAVRGGGHSAPGFGTIDDGVVIDLSPMRSVEVDAAARTARVGGGATLADLNDATHAHGLAVPGGIVSTTGVGGLTLGGGIGYLTRGFGLTIDNLRSADVVTADGQLRRASESENPDLFWALRGGSGNFGVVTAFEFDLHPVDQVVVGLFFYEIEHAGDLLRLFRTWVTEADERCGGFPAFQVAPPLPFLPEERHGDTFCVAVVHWSGPIEEGEAAMQPFRDLAPRVGELVEPMPYPWLNGAFDDLFPRGVRSYWKGNYVTELTDEAIDVHLAHGPKAPNASSTMHLYPINGAASRVGATDTAFSYRHATFSTVIVSAWPDASEDAANIAWVRDYAAALTPHSEAGGYVNFMSDDDQGRVTDTYGSNYARLKQIKQTYDPGNLFSHNQNIKP from the coding sequence ATGACATCCATCGACGAACTTCGCAAGCACGTGACCCGGGTGATCACGCCCGAGGATTCCGACTACGACGTCGCTCGAGCCGTCTGGAACGGCATGATCGACCGTCGACCGGCCGCTGTCGTGCCGGCCGAGAACTCAGACGACGTCATCGCCGCGGTGAACTTCGCACGAGACGCCGGCCTGCCGCTGGCCGTACGCGGCGGCGGGCACAGCGCCCCGGGCTTCGGGACGATCGACGACGGCGTGGTCATCGACCTGTCCCCCATGCGTTCCGTCGAGGTCGACGCCGCCGCTCGTACCGCTCGTGTGGGTGGCGGCGCGACGCTGGCCGACCTCAACGACGCCACGCATGCGCACGGCCTGGCCGTGCCGGGCGGGATCGTGTCGACGACCGGCGTCGGCGGCCTCACGCTCGGTGGCGGCATCGGCTACCTCACCCGCGGCTTCGGGCTCACGATCGACAATCTGCGCTCGGCCGACGTCGTCACCGCGGACGGGCAGCTGCGTCGCGCCAGCGAGTCCGAGAACCCGGACCTGTTCTGGGCGCTCCGTGGAGGCAGCGGCAACTTCGGAGTCGTCACCGCCTTCGAGTTCGACCTGCACCCCGTGGACCAGGTGGTCGTCGGACTCTTCTTCTACGAGATCGAGCATGCCGGCGACCTGCTGCGCCTCTTCCGCACCTGGGTCACCGAAGCCGACGAGCGGTGCGGCGGCTTCCCGGCATTCCAGGTGGCCCCTCCCCTGCCGTTCCTTCCCGAGGAGCGACACGGCGACACGTTCTGCGTCGCCGTCGTCCACTGGAGTGGTCCCATCGAGGAGGGCGAGGCGGCGATGCAACCGTTCCGCGACCTCGCGCCGCGCGTGGGCGAGCTCGTGGAGCCCATGCCGTATCCGTGGCTCAACGGCGCCTTCGACGACCTGTTCCCCCGTGGCGTACGCAGCTACTGGAAGGGCAACTACGTCACCGAGCTGACCGACGAGGCCATCGACGTGCACCTGGCTCACGGACCCAAGGCACCGAACGCGAGCTCGACCATGCACCTGTACCCCATCAACGGTGCCGCTTCCCGCGTCGGCGCGACGGACACCGCGTTCTCCTACCGGCACGCCACCTTCTCGACGGTCATCGTCTCCGCCTGGCCCGACGCCTCCGAGGACGCCGCCAACATCGCCTGGGTCCGCGACTACGCCGCCGCCCTCACGCCGCACTCCGAGGCCGGCGGATACGTGAACTTCATGTCCGACGACGACCAGGGCCGCGTCACCGACACCTATGGCAGCAACTACGCGCGACTCAAGCAGATCAAGCAGACCTACGACCCGGGGAACCTGTTCAGCCACAACCAGAACATCAAGCCCTAG
- a CDS encoding DUF202 domain-containing protein, which produces MSGGDPGLQPERTELAWRRTHLSFVVAALVVVRHPLTDGQLWWRLGAALAVAGLAAYLLLGRRRVLATAAVATVIALVEVLGIAASA; this is translated from the coding sequence GTGAGTGGGGGAGACCCGGGCCTGCAGCCCGAGCGGACCGAGCTCGCCTGGCGGCGTACGCACCTCTCGTTCGTCGTCGCCGCGCTCGTCGTCGTCCGTCATCCACTGACCGACGGTCAGCTGTGGTGGCGCCTCGGCGCGGCACTGGCGGTGGCCGGACTGGCTGCGTACCTGCTTCTGGGGCGTCGTCGCGTCCTCGCCACCGCCGCGGTTGCGACCGTGATCGCACTCGTCGAGGTGCTCGGGATCGCGGCCTCTGCGTAG
- a CDS encoding alkyl sulfatase C-terminal domain-containing protein, translating into MPSRDLTLTLTRRRLAGLLGTRSLDGIDHSGDLGVLQRLLGVLEAPDPAFPIVSA; encoded by the coding sequence GTGCCATCGAGGGACCTCACCCTGACCCTCACCCGACGCCGGCTCGCCGGGCTGCTCGGCACGCGGAGCCTCGACGGGATCGACCACTCCGGTGACCTCGGCGTGCTCCAGCGGCTGCTGGGGGTGCTCGAGGCTCCCGACCCGGCGTTCCCTATCGTGTCCGCGTGA
- a CDS encoding acyl-CoA carboxylase subunit beta, which produces MTDDTPATGLTELHARRFLTTDAARADKVARWHGKGRRTARENIADLVDPGSFVEYGRFITAAQEQRRDLADLVVETPADGIIGGTATIDGKPCAVLSYDYLVMAGTQGMRGHRKSDRLIEIIGRMRLPTVFFTEGGGGRPGDTDIPLVSALDVGSFALWGELEGVVPRIAVVSGRCFAGNAVLAGCADLRIATPDANLGMAGPAMIAGGGLGTFAPEEIGPVKDQTANGVIDLVVEDEAAAVEAVRSILACLEPNADSGDAVDQTDLRTILPHNDREAFDVRPVVETLADLDSVTWLREAFAPELVTALARIEGIAVGVVANQSTHLAGALTSDASVKAADFLALCDRWGLPVVSLVDTPGFMVGPEAERGGLVRHASRMVVAGAQLSTPLVGVILRRGYGLGAQAMLGGSTHRPLLTVAWPDAHLGPMGLEGAVRLSMAAELAAMPEAEREERVAALTEEYRKQASALNAARVFEIDDVIDPAETRAVVAATLQRAR; this is translated from the coding sequence GTGACCGACGACACACCCGCGACCGGGCTGACCGAGCTGCACGCGCGCCGCTTCCTCACCACGGACGCGGCGCGGGCCGACAAGGTCGCCCGCTGGCACGGCAAGGGACGGCGTACGGCTCGGGAGAACATCGCCGACCTGGTCGACCCGGGCTCGTTCGTCGAGTACGGGCGGTTCATCACCGCGGCCCAGGAGCAGCGTCGCGACCTGGCCGACCTCGTCGTCGAGACGCCCGCCGACGGGATCATCGGTGGCACCGCGACGATCGACGGGAAGCCGTGCGCGGTGCTGTCCTACGACTACCTGGTGATGGCCGGCACCCAGGGGATGCGTGGGCACCGCAAGTCGGACCGCCTCATCGAGATCATCGGGCGGATGCGGCTGCCGACCGTCTTCTTCACCGAGGGCGGCGGCGGTCGCCCCGGCGACACGGACATCCCGCTCGTCTCCGCGCTCGACGTCGGCTCGTTCGCGCTCTGGGGCGAGCTCGAGGGCGTCGTGCCGCGGATCGCTGTCGTCTCCGGGCGCTGCTTCGCCGGCAACGCGGTCCTCGCCGGCTGCGCCGACCTCCGCATCGCCACGCCCGACGCCAACCTCGGCATGGCCGGCCCCGCGATGATCGCGGGCGGCGGTCTCGGCACCTTCGCCCCCGAGGAGATCGGGCCGGTCAAGGACCAGACCGCCAACGGCGTCATCGACCTGGTCGTCGAGGACGAGGCGGCTGCCGTGGAGGCAGTACGCAGCATCCTCGCCTGCCTCGAGCCGAACGCCGACAGCGGCGATGCCGTCGACCAGACCGACCTGCGCACGATCCTCCCCCACAACGACCGGGAGGCCTTCGACGTACGCCCCGTCGTCGAGACGCTCGCCGACCTCGACTCGGTCACCTGGCTCCGTGAGGCGTTTGCTCCGGAGCTGGTCACCGCGCTTGCGCGGATCGAGGGGATCGCGGTCGGCGTGGTCGCCAACCAGTCCACCCACCTGGCCGGAGCGCTGACCAGCGACGCATCGGTCAAGGCCGCCGACTTCCTCGCGCTGTGCGACCGCTGGGGTCTCCCGGTCGTCTCGCTGGTCGACACCCCTGGGTTCATGGTCGGTCCCGAGGCCGAGCGCGGCGGCCTGGTCCGGCATGCGTCCCGGATGGTCGTCGCCGGCGCCCAGCTCTCGACGCCGCTGGTCGGGGTGATCCTGCGCCGCGGCTACGGCCTCGGCGCCCAGGCGATGCTCGGCGGCAGCACCCACCGCCCGCTGCTCACCGTCGCCTGGCCCGACGCCCACCTCGGCCCGATGGGCCTGGAGGGTGCCGTACGCCTCTCCATGGCCGCCGAGCTCGCCGCGATGCCCGAGGCGGAGCGCGAGGAGCGGGTGGCCGCCCTCACCGAGGAGTACCGCAAGCAGGCCAGCGCACTCAACGCCGCACGGGTGTTCGAGATCGACGACGTCATCGACCCCGCCGAGACACGTGCCGTCGTGGCGGCGACCCTCCAGCGAGCCCGATAA
- a CDS encoding DUF3592 domain-containing protein yields the protein MFFGWIFAGMGLLFAGIGVWIVVWSIISRQRLSSWTPWQATIREVETRTTSSGDHGSRTRLIAHYEYRGPDGGTYASSGTLPDRRFRLDGTVPPLDIVVNPLDPSKSMIAGSGGGTGCAIVFGIIFGGMGLLSACVGLGLARAPM from the coding sequence ATGTTCTTCGGCTGGATCTTCGCGGGGATGGGCCTGCTGTTCGCGGGCATCGGGGTGTGGATCGTGGTCTGGTCGATCATCAGCCGCCAGCGGCTCTCGAGCTGGACTCCGTGGCAGGCCACGATCCGCGAGGTCGAGACGAGGACGACCTCGAGCGGCGACCACGGCAGCCGTACCCGGCTGATCGCGCACTATGAGTATCGCGGTCCCGACGGCGGCACCTATGCGAGCTCGGGTACGTTGCCCGACCGTCGGTTCCGGCTGGACGGGACGGTGCCGCCGTTGGACATCGTGGTCAACCCGCTCGACCCGTCGAAGTCGATGATCGCGGGATCCGGCGGAGGCACCGGCTGCGCGATCGTCTTCGGGATCATCTTCGGTGGGATGGGGCTGCTGTCCGCGTGCGTCGGCCTCGGGCTCGCCCGGGCTCCGATGTGA
- a CDS encoding DUF5994 family protein, whose protein sequence is MTTSPTEEHTTAVRVGLRIRLDNSFSSGPLDGAWWPQSRDLQEEAADLIDHFPHRVGRISRLLYSRPDWDSGGGASSAHKIRAARGFVKVGSFPSDDTHLVVLSMASGYRLRLLVVPHDTNAERAEEIMEQAADDRNTQRPAQLLGLDGPDQSHIGQQIWDDDGAH, encoded by the coding sequence ATGACGACGTCGCCGACAGAGGAGCACACGACCGCAGTTCGGGTCGGGCTTCGGATCCGCCTCGACAACAGCTTCAGCTCGGGGCCGCTCGATGGCGCTTGGTGGCCACAGTCACGCGACCTCCAGGAGGAGGCCGCTGACCTGATCGACCACTTTCCCCATCGCGTGGGCCGGATCTCGCGGCTGTTGTACTCCCGGCCCGACTGGGACTCGGGCGGGGGAGCGTCGAGCGCCCACAAGATCCGCGCCGCACGCGGGTTCGTTAAGGTGGGCTCGTTCCCGTCCGACGACACCCACCTCGTGGTGCTGTCGATGGCCTCCGGTTATCGGCTACGCCTGCTGGTGGTGCCTCACGACACCAACGCCGAGCGTGCCGAGGAGATCATGGAACAGGCGGCAGACGACCGGAACACCCAGCGCCCGGCGCAGCTGCTGGGCCTCGATGGCCCTGACCAGAGCCACATCGGTCAGCAGATCTGGGACGACGACGGTGCCCATTAG
- a CDS encoding LLM class F420-dependent oxidoreductase — protein MDLGLHYFTFTHPEWETTLADKLTETARIADEGGVDLLTVMDHWFQMEQAGGPFEPMLEGYTTLGYLAGITDNVRLSLLVTGVTYRHPGLLAKTVTTLDRLSGGRALLGIGAAWYEREHQGLGVPYPPTAERFERLEETLEICRQMWSDNDGAYEGKHYQLAETISLPQPVNGTVPVLIGGGGEKKTLRLVAKYGQGTNLFGAASPEAVATVKHKLDVLRGHCDDLGTDYDAIEKTMLFQGPAVEDPDTFLKSMEEYAALGITLVGLMPTPYVDPVPWATAAVDLVPRLKEI, from the coding sequence ATGGATCTTGGACTCCACTACTTCACGTTCACCCACCCCGAGTGGGAGACCACGCTCGCCGACAAGCTGACCGAGACAGCCCGCATCGCAGACGAGGGTGGCGTCGACCTGCTCACCGTCATGGACCACTGGTTCCAGATGGAGCAGGCCGGCGGCCCCTTCGAACCGATGCTCGAGGGCTACACCACACTGGGCTACCTGGCCGGGATCACCGACAACGTACGCCTCAGCCTGCTCGTCACCGGCGTGACCTACCGCCACCCGGGGCTGCTCGCCAAGACGGTCACCACCCTCGACCGGCTCTCCGGCGGCCGTGCGCTGCTGGGCATCGGCGCGGCGTGGTACGAGCGTGAGCACCAGGGCCTCGGCGTGCCCTACCCGCCGACCGCCGAGCGGTTCGAGCGCCTGGAGGAGACCCTCGAGATCTGCCGCCAGATGTGGTCGGACAACGACGGCGCCTACGAGGGCAAGCACTACCAGCTCGCCGAGACGATCTCGCTGCCGCAGCCCGTCAACGGCACGGTGCCGGTCCTGATCGGTGGGGGCGGAGAGAAGAAGACGCTCCGCCTGGTCGCCAAGTACGGCCAGGGCACCAACCTCTTCGGCGCCGCCAGCCCCGAGGCGGTCGCGACCGTCAAGCACAAGCTCGACGTGCTGCGCGGGCACTGCGACGACCTCGGCACCGACTACGACGCGATCGAGAAGACCATGCTCTTCCAGGGTCCCGCGGTCGAGGACCCGGACACGTTCCTGAAGTCGATGGAGGAGTACGCCGCCCTCGGGATCACGCTCGTCGGGCTGATGCCGACGCCGTACGTCGACCCGGTTCCCTGGGCCACGGCCGCCGTGGACCTGGTGCCGCGGCTGAAAGAGATCTAG